One window of the Canis aureus isolate CA01 chromosome 1, VMU_Caureus_v.1.0, whole genome shotgun sequence genome contains the following:
- the BICRA gene encoding BRD4-interacting chromatin-remodeling complex-associated protein isoform X5: protein MSRRRASKWLLDLGPSRQVGCVSRGWELETHSTRLDGDDLLDNPGEAQSAFYEGPGLHVQEASGNHLSPEPTQPAPSVDLDFLEDAILGSPAAGGGGGGGGGADQPCDILQQSLQEANITEQTLEAEAELDLGPFQLPTLQPADGGAGPAGAGGAAAVAAGPQALFPGGTDLLGLQAPPTVLTHQALVPPQDVVNKALSVQPFLQPVGLGNVTLQPIPGLQGLPNGSPGGATAATLGLAPIQVVGQPVMALNPPTSQLLAKQVPVSGYLASAAGPSEPVTLASAGVSPQGAGLVIQKNLPTAVATTLNGNSVFGGAGAATAAASGAPSGQPLAVAPGLGTSPLVPAPNVILHRTPTPIQPKPAGVLPPKLYQLTPKPFAPAGTTLTIQGEAGGLPQQPKAPQNLTFMAAGKAGQNVVLSGFPAPALPANVFKQPPATTTGAAPPQPPGALSKPMSVHLLNQGSSIVIPAQHMLPGQNQFLLPGAPAVQLPQTLSALPTNVGGQILAAAAPHAGGQLIANPILTNQNLAGPLSLGPVLAPHSGTHSAAHILSAAPIQVGQPALFQMPVSLAAGSLPTQSQPAPTGPAATTVLQGVTLPPSAVAMLNAPDGLVQPATPAAAGEAAPVLAVQTAPQAPPAVSTPLPLGLQPPPPAQQQPQQQQPPPPPQAPTPQATAPPQATTPQPSPGLASSPEKIVLGQPPSAATTAILTQDSLQMFLPQVPSGIILQNKAGGAPATPQTSANLGPLASPTASVLVGGQAPSGTPAAPSHPPAPAPVATAGLPPLLPAESKAFASNLPTLSVAKAAVAGPGKSSGLQYESKMSSLKKPPTLQPSKEACFLEHLHKHQGSVLHPDYKTAFPSFEDALHRLLPYHVYQGALPSPNDYHKVDEEFETVSTQLLKRTQAMLNKYRLLLLEESRRVSPSAEMVMIDRMFIQEEKTTLALDKQLAKEKPDEYVSSSRSLGLPIAASSEGHRLPGHGPPPSSASGAPAQPPLHLPTKLVIRHGGAGGSPSVTWARASSSLSSSSSSSAASSLDADEDGPMPSRNRPPIKTYEARSRIGLKLKIKQEAGLSKVVHNTALDPVHQPPPPAALKAAEPPPRPPPPPPAPGQMNGTVDHPPPAAADRKPPALAPHCPRLPLRKTYRENVEALGGGAGEGAGAGAGAGAARARGGSPAPLPTKVDEATSGLIRELAAVEDELYQRMLKGAPPEPAAGAGQGSGSRDPGWEAPPAKRRKSESPDVDQASFSSDSPQDDTLTEHLQSAIDSILNLQQAPGRTPAPPYPHAAPTAVPPASPSPLHRPEAYPPSSHNGGLGARTLNR, encoded by the exons ATGTCGAGGAGGAGAGCGTCAAAGTGGCTCCTGGATTTGGGCCCAAGCCGCCAAGTCGGTTGTGTCTCTAGAGGTTGGGAACTTGAAACCCACTCCACAAGG CTCGATGGTGATGACCTCCTGGATAATCCCGGGGAGGCCCAAAGTGCCTTCTATGAAGGTCCTGGG CTCCATGTGCAAGAAGCTTCTGGCAACCACTTGAGCCCAGAGCCCACGCAGCCAGCCCCCAGCGTGGACCTAGACTTCCTGGAAGATGCGATCCTGGGCTCGCCTGCCgcagggggcggcggcgggggtggTGGAGGCGCCGACCAGCCCTGCGACATCCTCCAGCAGAGCCTCCAAGAGGCCAATATCACTGAGCAGACACTTGAGGCCGAGGCCGAGCTGGACCTGGGCCCCTTCCAGCTGCCCACCCTCCAGCCCGCCGATGGTGGAGCAGGCCCGGCCGGCGCTGGTGGGGCCGCTGCCGTGGCCGCTGGGCCCCAGGCCCTGTTCCCGGGCGGCACCGacctgctggggctgcaggcccCGCCCACCGTGCTGACCCACCAGGCCTTGGTGCCACCCCAGGACGTGGTCAACAAAGCCCTGAGCGTCCAGCCCTTCCTGCAGCCCGTGGGCCTGGGCAATGTGACCCTGCAGcccatcccgggcctccagggccTGCCCAACGGCAGTCCCGGGGGCGCCACGGCGGCCACGCTCGGCCTGGCGCCCATCCAGGTGGTGGGCCAGCCCGTCATGGCACTCAACCCGCCCACCTCCCAGCTCCTGGCCAAGCAGGTGCCCGTCAGCGGCTATCTGGCCTCGGCGGCCGGCCCCTCGGAGCCGGTGACCCTGGCATCGGCCGGCGTCTCGCCCCAGGGGGCCGGCCTGGTCATTCAGAAGAACCTCCCCACCGCCGTGGCCACCACGCTCAATGGGAACTCGGTGTTCGGAGGGGCGGGAGCTGCCACGGCGGCGGCCAGCGGGGCGCCCTCGGGGCAGCCGCTGGCGGTGGCCCCCGGCCTCGGCACTTCGCCGCTGGTTCCGGCGCCCAACGTGATCCTGCATCGCACGCCCACGCCCATCCAGCCCAAGCCTGCCGGCGTGCTGCCCCCCAAGCTCTACCAGCTGACACCCAAGCCGTTCGCCCCCGCGGGCACCACACTCACCATCCAGGGCGAGGCCGGGGGCCTCCCGCAGCAGCCCAAGGCCCCCCAGAACCTGACTTTCATGGCAGCGGGCAAGGCCGGCCAGAACGTGGTGCTGTCGGGCTTCCCCGCGCCTGCCCTGCCGGCCAATGTCTTCAAGCAGCCTCCGGCCACCACGACGGGCGCCGCCCCGCCGCAGCCCCCCGGGGCCCTGAGCAAGCCCATGAGCGTCCACCTGTTGAACCAGGGCAGCAGCATCGTCATCCCCGCCCAGCACATGCTGCCGGGCCAGAACCAGTTCCTGCTGCCCGGCGCGCCCGCTGTCCAGCTCCCCCAGACGCTCTCGGCCCTGCCCACCAATGTCGGGGGGCAGATCCTGGCGGCCGCGGCCCCCCACGCGGGCGGACAGCTCATCGCAAACCCCATCCTCACCAACCAGAACCTGGCGGGTCCGCTGAGCCTGGGCCCCGTGCTGGCCCCCCACTCCGGGACCCACAGCGCGGCCCACATCCTCTCGGCCGCCCCCATCCAGGTGGGCCAGCCGGCGCTCTTCCAGATGCCCGTGTCACTGGCCGCGGGCAGCCTGCCCACGCAGAGCCAGCCGGCGCCCACCGGCCCCGCTGCCACTACCGTCCTCCAGGGGGTCACCCTGCCCCCCAGCGCCGTGGCCATGCTCAACGCCCCTGATGGGCTGGTGCAGCCGGCCACCCCTGCCGCCGCCGGAGAGGCCGCGCCTGTCCTCGCCGTGCAGACGGCCCCCCAGGCGCCGCCGGCGGTCAGCACCCCACTGCCTTTGGGCCTCCAGCCGCCGCCGCCTGcgcagcagcagccacagcagcagcagccgccgccgcccccgcaggCCCCTACCCCTCAGGCCACCGCACCGCCTCAGGCCaccaccccccagcccagcccaggcctggcGTCCAGCCCCGAGAAGATCGTCCTGGGACAGCCGCCCTCTGCCGCCACCACGGCCATCCTCACTCAGGACTCCCTGCAGATGTTCCTGCCTCAG GTGCCGTCCGGGATCATCCTCCAGAACAAGGCCGGGGGAGCCCCCGCCACCCCGCAGACCTCCGCCAACCTGGGGCCTCTCGCCAGCCCCACCGCCTCTGTGCTGGTCGGCGGGCAGGCCCCATCCGGGACCCCCGCTGCCCCCAGCCATCCCCCTGCCCCGGCACCCGTGGCTACCGCAG gcctccctcctctgcttcctgccGAGAGCAAAGCTTTTGCCAGCAACCTCCCGACCCTGAGCGTGGCCAAGGCGGCTGTGGCTGGACCGGGGAAATCCTCTGGGCTGCAG TATGAGAGCAAGATGAGCAGCCTGAAGAAACCCCCCACGCTTCAGCCCAGTAAGGAAGCCTG TTTTCTGGAACATTTGCACAAACATCAGGGCTCCGTCCTACACCCTGACTACAAGACGGCCTTCCCCTCCTTCGAAGATGCTCTGCATCGCCTCCTGCCCTACCATGTCTACCAgggtgccctcccctcccccaacgaCTACCACAAAG TGGATGAGGAGTTTGAGACGGTCTCCACGCAGCTGCTGAAACGCACCCAGGCCATGCTCAACAAATACCGCCTCCTGCTCCTGGAGGAGTCCCGG AGGGTGAGCCCCTCCGCGGAGATGGTAATGATCGACCGAATGTTCATTCAGGAGGAGAAGACCACCCTTGCCTTGGACAAACAACTGGCCAAGGAGAAGCCCg ACGAGTATGTGTCTTCCTCCCGCTCGCTTGGCCTCCCCATCGCTGCCTCTTCCGAGGGACACCGGCTCCCTGGCCACGGCCCACCGCCCTCCTCGGCGTCGGGGgcccccgcgcagccccctctgcacctGCCAACCAAGCTGGTGATTCGGCACGGGGGGGCGGGCGGCTCCCCTTCCGTGACCTGGGCGCGGGCgtcctcctccctgtcctcctcctcgtcctcctccgcCGCCTCCTCCCTGGACGCCGATGAGGACGGCCCCATGCCCTCGCGCAACCGCCCCCCCATCAAGACCTACGAGGCGCGCAGCCGCATCGGCCTCAAGCTCAAGATCAAGCAGGAAGCCGGGCTCAGCAAGGTCGTCCACAACACCGCCCTGGACCCCGTGcaccagcccccgccccccgccgccctcaAGGCCGCcgagcccccgccccggcccccgccgccgccccccgcgcccggccAGATGAACGGCACAGTGGACcacccgccgcccgccgccgccgacCGCAAGCCCCCGGCCCTGGCCCCCCACTGCCCCCGGCTGCCCCTGCGGAAGACGTACCGCGAGAACGTGGAGGCCctgggcggcggggccggggagggggccggggccggggcgggggcgggggccgccagAGCCCGGGGAGGCAGCCCGGCGCCGCTGCCCACCAAAGTGGACGAGGCCACCAGCGGGCTGATCCGCGAGCTGGCGGCGGTGGAGGACGAGCTGTACCAGCGCATGCTGAAGGGCGCGCCCCCGGAGCCCGCGGCCGGCGCGGGGCAGGGCAGCGGCAG